A part of Deinococcota bacterium genomic DNA contains:
- a CDS encoding class I SAM-dependent methyltransferase: MDWHSEKIADTSDEIRSRHQGNRAAWNEGAQSYTKDNEERVELLRSGKSNLHPVERANLERIGPLKQWCERAIHLQCASGYDTLSLILEGAKEVIGVDISDVHIENAKWTTAQLKLPARWYCCDVLATPAELDGTADLVYTGRGAINWLHDIDAWASVVFRLLREGGVLSLLEDHPASWLFANDTTRLKASGVNYFTHAEWSKGWPDEYIGALDKAVEEQATKHERLWKIADVFQALVKAGLVVGYLGEHPDEYWPAFPKLAEEEQAKIPLTYSMVVRKPK, from the coding sequence GTGGACTGGCACAGTGAAAAGATTGCTGATACCTCGGATGAGATTCGGTCTCGCCATCAAGGGAACCGAGCAGCCTGGAACGAGGGCGCTCAGAGTTACACAAAAGACAACGAGGAACGCGTAGAGCTGCTGAGGTCTGGCAAGAGCAATCTACATCCGGTCGAAAGGGCAAACCTCGAGAGGATCGGGCCGCTAAAGCAGTGGTGCGAAAGGGCGATACATTTGCAGTGCGCAAGCGGCTACGATACGCTTTCCCTCATCCTCGAAGGGGCGAAAGAGGTTATCGGTGTGGACATAAGCGACGTTCACATCGAAAACGCGAAATGGACAACCGCTCAGCTAAAGCTGCCTGCGCGTTGGTACTGCTGTGACGTCTTAGCAACACCCGCTGAACTAGACGGAACGGCTGACCTTGTTTACACGGGTCGTGGTGCGATCAACTGGCTTCACGACATCGACGCGTGGGCAAGTGTCGTTTTCAGGCTGCTCCGAGAAGGCGGCGTGTTAAGCCTGCTGGAAGACCATCCCGCCTCGTGGCTCTTTGCTAATGACACCACGAGACTCAAGGCGTCAGGAGTCAACTACTTCACCCACGCCGAGTGGAGTAAAGGGTGGCCCGACGAATACATAGGAGCACTCGACAAGGCTGTGGAGGAGCAAGCGACCAAACACGAAAGGCTTTGGAAAATCGCAGACGTTTTTCAAGCGCTTGTGAAAGCAGGCTTGGTCGTGGGCTATCTTGGTGAACACCCGGACGAATACTGGCCTGCGTTTCCTAAACTTGCCGAGGAAGAGCAAGCCAAAATACCCTTGACTTACAGCATGGTCGTCAGAAAGCCGAAGTGA
- a CDS encoding ClbS/DfsB family four-helix bundle protein, which translates to MNDKQQILTTLRGEFNRWEGLLAGMSEEQITSSPLSNGWSIKDLMAHLMAWQQVSIARLEAAQLHKEPVFPTWLAGSDPESEEDKDQFNARIYETYRKQSLSRVHQDWRDGFLRFLSLGEEIPENDLLDAEKYPWLKGYTLFAVLQGSYEHHHEDHLVPLLAWLRQHGTMQVIPSKDIHSKE; encoded by the coding sequence ATGAACGACAAACAGCAAATCCTGACAACGCTAAGAGGGGAATTCAATCGTTGGGAAGGACTGCTGGCCGGCATGAGCGAAGAGCAAATCACCTCCTCACCTTTGTCTAATGGCTGGTCGATCAAAGATTTGATGGCCCATTTGATGGCTTGGCAGCAGGTTTCTATCGCACGCTTGGAAGCTGCCCAACTCCATAAGGAACCAGTATTTCCCACATGGCTTGCGGGCTCGGATCCGGAATCGGAGGAAGATAAAGATCAGTTTAATGCTAGGATTTATGAGACCTATCGGAAACAGTCTCTGTCGCGTGTGCATCAGGATTGGAGAGATGGCTTTCTCAGGTTTTTGAGCTTAGGGGAGGAGATTCCTGAAAATGACCTTTTGGATGCGGAAAAATATCCGTGGTTGAAGGGATACACTCTCTTTGCAGTTTTACAAGGTTCTTATGAACATCATCATGAGGACCATCTTGTACCTTTGCTGGCCTGGCTTAGGCAGCACGGGACCATGCAAGTTATACCTTCTAAGGATATACATTCAAAGGAGTAG